Proteins co-encoded in one Colletes latitarsis isolate SP2378_abdomen chromosome 2, iyColLati1, whole genome shotgun sequence genomic window:
- the LOC143351471 gene encoding EF-hand domain-containing protein 1, producing MENLPLLPGYTFRDHSIDDYRLLQKFNFLNGYRVVRDSNFGIGGRPIDAASTAYIKDVPIAHYDPSLTYGRTKRYAHRQVIPHYALFAQKCLCFKAFFRQGVFNSPDEHFRIRHVNIIYFLENDTISVIEPAVDNAGFQQGKLVKRDKIVKNVEGDTLRWKDFNVGIDVCIYGVVYHIIDCDLFTREFLNSQGIDVGDKEEPPIDPYTSLRASKQKVPARITPIPDDARRRFLEYDTMILSFTATWNDDVYRIMYFLTDDTISVREIQKPNSGKDPAATLLKRMKVPKDWKNLPSSYPAVYLEYGDPEIVEYCTPKDFVIGGTIFIFSRRFLIHDCDAFTRKYYSDMLGVTQPERIPLPTEKSKPTPEYVAPPHIKFGTTEDTYMSCLSFVPKPPKKNVVQQLINFPKKLRYSMKMDAVHPEDKNRDFILEYNLSNGTILVYELEKRNSGRREGCFLKATLVPKPNTGRDNPDYYTPQDFYIGAMINIYNHYFIIDGADLYVYRYMEANPEKFSREVRDNVRDYFVKQNLLSDDIAAEARKKQNAEEAAIYSVKPAEATIERDLDMINCLNDFKAQAERKYEGEHGELRPRTPPPEELCPGLATANDSVDPQNVEKPLKRDIKKEVRWND from the exons ATGGAAAATCTACCACTTTTACCAGGCTATACATTTCGCGATCACAGT atCGACGATTATAGATTAttgcaaaaatttaattttttgaatggTTATCGAGTGGTACGTGATAGTAATTTTGGCATTGGAGGGAGGCCAATAGATGCGGCATCTACTGCATACATAAAAGATGTACCTATTGCACA CTACGATCCGTCGCTAACATATGGCCGTACAAAAAGATACGCACATCGTCAAGTTATTCCACACTATGCGTTATTTGCACAGAAATGCCTCTGCTTCAAAGCATTTTTTCGCCAAGGGGTGTTCAATTCTCCAGACGAACACTTTCGGATACGTCACgtgaatataatatattttttggaGAACGATACTATTAGCGTAATAGAGCCCGCGGTTGATAATGCCGGCTTTCAACAAGGAAAGCTCGTTAAACGTGACAAAATTGTGAAAAATGTAGAGGGTGATACGCTTCGTTGGAAGGATTTTAACGTTGGGATTGACGTAT GTATTTATGGTGTAGTTTATCATATTATCGATTGCGATCTATTTACCAGAGAGTTTTTAAATAGTCAAGGCATAGATGTCGGGGACAAGGAGGAACCTCCTATAGATCCTTACACATCACTTCGTGCGTCCAAGCAGAAGGTACCGGCGCGTATTACACCAATTCCAGACGATGCTAGACGTCGGTTTTTAGAATACGATACAATGATATTATCGTTCACCGCTACTTGGAACGATGATGTTTACCGGATAATGTATTTCTTAACGGACGACACGATATCCGTGCGTGAAATACAAAAACCTAACAGCGGCAAGGATCCAGCGGCGACGTTATTAAAAAGAATGAAAGTACCGAAAGATTGGAAAAATTTACCGTCGTCTTATCCAGCTGTATACTTGGAATACGGCGATCCAGAAATTGTTGAGTACTGTACGCCAAAGGATTTCGTG ATAGGTGGCACGATTTTTATATTCAGTCGACGTTTTCTTATACACGATTGCGATGCTTTCACGAGGAAATATTACTCGGATATGTTGGGAGTAACGCAACCGGAAAGAATTCCTCTACCGACGGAGAAATCGAAACCGACACCGGAATACGTAGCTCCGCCGCACATAAAATTTGGTACAACCGAAGATACTTACATGAGTTGTCTGTCGTTCGTGCCTAAACCGCCCAAAAAGAACGTCGTACAGCAGCTGATCAATTTCCCGAAAAAGCTACGTTATTCCATGAAAATGGACGCGGTACACCCCGAGGACAAGAATCGCGATttcattttggagtataacttaAGCAATGGCACGATACTGGTGTACGAACTTGAGAAACGTAATTCGGGACGTCGCGAAGGTTGCTTCCTGAAAGCTACATTGGTCCCAAAACCGAACACTGGAAGAGATAATCCGGATTATTACACGCCTCAAGACTTTTACATAGGCGCGatgattaatatttataatcattATTTTATCATAGATGGCGCCGATCTTTACGTGTACCGTtacatggaggcaaatcccgaAAAGTTTTCGAGAGAAGTACGGGACAATGTTCGcgattatttcgttaaacagaaTTTACTTAGCGACGATATTGCGGCCGAGGCGAGAAAAAAACAGAACGCGGAAGAAGCAGCAATTTATTCGGTTAAGCCGGCCGAAGCAACTATTGAACGCGATCTTGATATGATCAATTGTTTAAATGATTTCAAGGCTCAAGCTGAACGTAAGTATGAAGGAGAACACGGCGAGCTGAGGCCACGTACACCGCCGCCAGAAgaattgtgtccaggtttagcAACAGCAAACGATTCTGTGGATCCTCAAAACGTAGAGAAACCCTTGAAAAGAGATATAAAAAAAGAAGTAAGATGGAATGATtaa